A segment of the Stigmatopora nigra isolate UIUO_SnigA chromosome 15, RoL_Snig_1.1, whole genome shotgun sequence genome:
gcacatactAAGAtggcaatgaatgagttaacaTAACGGACTTAGTATTAGCTTTGAAACTAACTTTTGAGGTTCCGCCGTAAAATGTTATTTGCTAATGTTTGTGCTAACCCCGCCCCCTCGACTAACTACTCACACTGTTTGTGTCTGCATGGTGTTGCGCATCCCCCCCTGATTCGCCTCAGGGGTCCAACCTATCGCACGGCGAGCCCCCCAAGCGCGAGGACACGGAGAGCGGCGGGAGCGAATACCAGGGAGCCAAACATCAGCAACAAGAACAACAGCAACAATCGTACCTGCGCTCCTCCCGCGGCCAACCGCGAGGGGGCGGCGGCCGCGGCCTCTCCCGGCAAGACACCTTCGACTCGGAGACGCAGGGCAGCCGGGACTCGGCCTACACCGAGGCCGGGGACTCCTGCATGGACATTGAGACCGACCCCTACGAGGAGCCGGAGCCTTATCGCGGCGGGGTCGGGGGCGGAGGCGGGGGCGGTGGCGGGGGAAGCCGCCTGCACTCGGCGCAGCACCACGGCCGCCAGGCGTCCTGGGAGGACGAGGGAGCCGAGCCGGACCAGGAGAACCTGAACCAGCCGCCGGCGCCCGCTCAGGGGGGGCGGCATCAAGGGCGAGCCAAGCTGAGGGAGCGCCACTGCCAGGAGCCGCTGGACACGGGGGCCGACAAGGGCCGCAACAAGAACCAGGACGACTGGGGCAGGGACGTCTACATTCGTTgaggagtgagagagagagagagagagagagagagagagagagagagagagaggggagaggaGGAGACCACCACAAATGTTTACATCCTAAAAATACAGGAATCTCCTTCTATTAGCCTGACCccaaaaagcttttaaatgtccAAATAAGCAAGTCCCACACTGTTAGTACCATTGACGCTACGCTAAACATGCTAACACTAGTAGGTCAAGTCGTTAGATATCtcccaacataaaaaaaaaaacatgcaaactccacacagtgatgacTCACCCGGGCTCGAACCCTGGATCTCAGAACTGATAGGCCGACAGACTAACCACTTTACCACTGTACCAACATTTCTTTAATAAAGTCCTATTACCCCACCCTAATCACCACCCAAATTTTAGCCtcccaaaatgcttaatttggtGAATTTGCCAATAGCGGGGGATTCCTCTATACTTAGCTTTTCCACACTAATTAATACTGCATGAATGTCACAAAGACAGCACGAGAACACCACTACACTACGATTGTCATCTCCGTCAAGCTTCAGTGGAATGTGAGGATGTCGTCAGGTGTGTCCTCCAAAGTCTTAAACAGGGTCTATATCACCCCCCGTCCCCCTCAATAGAACCACCCCGTCCCCAAATGTGCAGTGTCAGGGTTCCTTCACGCTTTCCCTTTTTTGAATCTCCACGACTTATCACCCGGACCTTAAAAGCAGGTGGACAAGTGGCTATGTTTTTATGGACACGGCTCTCTCCCCCCATTGTTGTCTTCAGCGTGCTGCTCTCGCACCCCTCCGCCGTAAAAATCCCACAATCCCAAGTGCCGGAGGGTCTCACCAAGCGATGTTTGCCAACAGCGTTGCCGCTGTCTTAACTCTTTACACTCCTTATTTGCAGGCCTCGTGTTGTCTCTTTCTCCAGGTCCAACACATTTGGCTCTTCTGTGTTATTTATGCTCAGATATATTTGCTTAAATCACACCCACCCATCTTCCTTTTTTAATCTCCACTTGTGAGAGGCTTTAATCATGAATTATTGGacaaatgaatattaaatgttATTGTTGCGATAtcacaattgtttaaaaaaaacagaaagagttAATATATGACATGTATCATTGGTGCCTGATTGTagctacattttctttttgctttttctgcctttcatttttaatctgtGGATAAATtcgtattttaattaaaaatgtaagcaGAAATTACCACTGCCCTTTTTTTCTAGGTAAAAGTATAATATAATACAGAAGGACGGGATAAGAAGTGAGCAAAAAGGTCCCTTCAGTTAACCACTAAGGATTTAATCTAATTAATAGACTTTTAATTACTTTAGCACTTCTCAAAGGATAGAATAAAGTTTCTATTGGACACACCATTTCCATCTTTTTCAGATCCTGGTAATTAATTAGAAATCATTTCACTCTGCCCCCTAAATATGGTATTTAATCGTCGATTCATGATATTTTTCCCTCACACACGATTTCACTTGATAGACGTAAAGAAAATTCCACGTCCTTATATGGACATAGCGTTGCGTCAATATTTACGTCACCAAACTCCCCATTTGGGAAACACCAGTGTTGCCTTCAGGTACATcgagaaaaaaatcagtaaaagcTAATCAGTACAAAGATTTGCTGACACCAGACCGTGAATTGGGATTTACTTACTCGGGAAATGGACCCATTCCTAAAATTCTAATCTACTGATATAATAAATTAGAGTATAACTATCCTcatttatgttaaaaatgttCGATGCAAACAGTCGCTGTTTATTATGTTGAGTTGAGGCGTTTCCACCAGCGTGGGAGATTCAATACTGTGGGGCGTTTCATTTCCAGTCTTATCTTGTGAAATAAAACAGCTGAGAGCTTAGTTGACAGTCATTACGGTTCATCTTCAAGCAGgcaatattttcttctttacaCAAATGGGATTCTTCCTCACCAAGATGATGACAGTCTTTGGAAACAGAGGTaagaatattatattttatatttattatatatatttcagtttCCACTCCCAACATATTTGAGTTACTAACATTCTGAAATTAGATGTTATaagatattgtgtacagttctTAAATTCAAGTTTTAGCTTAGTTCCTCCactttaatgattaaaaaaacaggaaaaacttTTTCTCAGAGCACAAAGTCATCATCATCGGTCTGGACAACGCGGGCAAGACGACCATCCTTTACCAGTTGTAAGTTAACTTTTCCTAATTAGCTTTTATTTCCATACTAATGTTGTCTATCACTGCCTTTTAGTCTGACAAAAGAAGCGGTCGAGACGACGCCGACGGTGGGCAGCAACGTAGAGCAGATTAGCGTGGGCAACACACACTTTTTGATGTGGGACATCGGAGGCCAGAGCAGCCTTCGCAACACCTGGTACTCCTATTACTCCAACACTGAGGTATGCTGATAACGATAAAATATGTCCTCTCCCGCACGGTTACATAAGCATTTAACAGCTTTTTGTTACGCTGGATTGATAACAACAATCAGTGCATGCTGGCAAATGGGCTTTGAACTCAGTTGCTTTTGTCAACAACACATTTTTCAGATTGTCATCCTGGTTGTGGACAGCACCGACCCACTGCGATTGACACTCACCAAAGACGAGCTCCACCGAATGCTCGCACACGACGTACGTGTACAGCTTTTATCCAATTTtacgtgcacttttttttaacaagtgttTGGGTGCAGGACTTGCAGAGCGCCTCCGTTCTGGTGCTGGCCAATAAACAAGATGTGAAAGGCTCCATGACGCCGACCGAGATCTCGAGGCACCTCACACTGGACGCCGTCACCTCGCACAGCTGGCACGTGCAGCCGTGTTGTGGCCTCACCGGCGAAGGGTCGGTCTCCTGACGTCGATATGTTTCGAAATGGCATAAAGATGACTTTGGTTTTGTCTTGCAGCCTCACCGCCAGTCTGGATTGGATGCATTCACGGGTGGTAGCTTCCTGAAGATCATCTTTTTGCAAAGATTAGTATGGAAAACAACGTCACCGCCTACCTCAGATGAACCAGACGCACGTCAAATGTGATTGATGTACAGAAAGGTCATAGTCGTGACATTCCGATTGTTCAGTAGGCAATTATCTGTACTTGTACAACTCTACCGCAAGAAAACACTGTGTATAAATTTATTATACAAATCTAAAATCTGTTAGGGTTTGATCCAGTTtttaatactgaaaaaaattaatccAAACAATTGGTTTAAatacattcatatatttttacactattatttatttgtttaaagagTATGACTAATTAAATTTAGATTTGGGGGAATAAGTTTACTCTTTTCTATTTAATGAATATATTGTGCCTTTTTCTGATGAGTTGGTATTAATAAGTTATGACTCATTAAAGTATATATTGACTTCAACTTTTTGAAGACCCTATTATTGtgtgtattaatttttttcaccaTACTGTTAGCAATTTGTGCCAGTTTGTATCACTTGGAtggacctgttttttttttttgctaatgaaGTATTTGATTCATTTCTGAGCAGTGTTTGAAATGGAAAAG
Coding sequences within it:
- the arl5c gene encoding putative ADP-ribosylation factor-like protein 5C; translation: MGFFLTKMMTVFGNREHKVIIIGLDNAGKTTILYQFLTKEAVETTPTVGSNVEQISVGNTHFLMWDIGGQSSLRNTWYSYYSNTEIVILVVDSTDPLRLTLTKDELHRMLAHDDLQSASVLVLANKQDVKGSMTPTEISRHLTLDAVTSHSWHVQPCCGLTGEGLTASLDWMHSRVVAS